One Planctomycetia bacterium genomic window carries:
- a CDS encoding sigma-70 family RNA polymerase sigma factor — MNTDLIVKHVILAQTGDRAAFSELVRECQPVVYATALEKLRDGGAAQELAHETFVRAWTKLDQLREPAAFIGWIRQICIRLALNRLTRRKVNQVEEGILENQVGDEHNPLETMMRKEARTTIRKGLARLSRLDRETLTAFYIRGESIREMSQALATPEGTIKRRLHVARNRLKARLEGSEVLSVDAC; from the coding sequence GTGAACACTGATTTAATTGTCAAGCATGTAATTCTGGCTCAAACGGGAGATCGCGCTGCGTTCAGCGAACTGGTACGTGAATGCCAGCCTGTGGTTTACGCCACGGCACTGGAAAAGCTGCGCGATGGTGGCGCTGCTCAGGAACTGGCTCACGAAACATTTGTTCGTGCCTGGACGAAGCTCGACCAGCTGCGGGAACCTGCCGCTTTCATCGGGTGGATTCGACAGATCTGCATCCGACTGGCTCTAAACCGTCTGACACGGCGTAAGGTCAACCAGGTGGAAGAAGGCATTCTCGAAAACCAGGTGGGTGATGAGCACAACCCTCTGGAGACCATGATGAGGAAGGAAGCTCGTACCACGATTCGCAAGGGCCTGGCTCGATTGAGCAGGCTCGACCGTGAGACGCTGACCGCCTTCTACATCCGGGGAGAATCCATTCGAGAAATGAGCCAAGCGCTGGCCACGCCTGAAGGAACGATCAAGCGTCGTCTGCACGTGGCCCGTAACAGGCTCAAGGCTCGGCTGGAGGGTTCAGAAGTGCTCTCCGTTGATGCCTGTTGA
- a CDS encoding sugar phosphate isomerase/epimerase, translated as MKLAFSSNAYLNYSFSEAARRIANAGYSGIEIMADVPHAWPAYLLPEQKAAIREQLELNRLQISNVNAFMMNAINDHRQKYWHPSWIEPYQPYRQVRIDHTMRALDLAKELGAPCITTEPGGPLEPGQTFEQGLELFCENLLPVADHAKSIGVPLLIEPEPGLLIETAAQYERFAKVFNHAGIGLNFDIGHMYCVNDDPATAIRQLAKHIRHVHLEDIAATRVHHHLVPGVGAIDFVPVISALKEIGYLGWITIELYPYIDNPDQAATTAFKAISKLL; from the coding sequence ATGAAACTTGCTTTCAGCAGCAACGCATACCTTAATTACAGCTTCTCGGAAGCAGCCAGGCGTATAGCAAATGCAGGCTATAGTGGTATCGAAATTATGGCCGATGTACCCCATGCCTGGCCTGCTTATCTGTTACCAGAACAAAAGGCTGCTATCAGGGAACAACTTGAGCTAAACAGGTTGCAAATCAGTAATGTCAATGCCTTCATGATGAACGCCATCAATGATCATCGTCAGAAATACTGGCATCCATCGTGGATTGAACCGTATCAACCCTATCGCCAAGTTCGTATTGATCACACCATGCGGGCATTGGACCTGGCCAAGGAACTCGGAGCACCCTGCATTACAACGGAACCCGGTGGACCACTTGAACCTGGACAGACTTTTGAACAGGGCTTGGAATTATTCTGCGAAAACCTGCTGCCTGTTGCAGACCATGCAAAATCAATTGGCGTTCCACTCTTAATTGAACCAGAACCAGGCTTGTTGATTGAGACAGCAGCTCAATACGAACGATTTGCCAAAGTATTCAATCATGCTGGCATCGGTCTGAACTTCGACATAGGACACATGTATTGTGTCAACGATGATCCTGCGACTGCGATCCGACAGTTAGCCAAACATATTCGCCACGTGCATCTGGAAGATATAGCAGCAACTCGCGTTCATCACCATCTGGTGCCTGGTGTAGGAGCGATTGATTTTGTACCAGTGATTTCCGCATTGAAAGAAATTGGCTACCTGGGATGGATTACCATCGAGCTATATCCCTACATCGATAATCCTGACCAGGCTGCAACGACTGCATTCAAGGCGATATCTAAGCTACTGTAA
- the ribD gene encoding bifunctional diaminohydroxyphosphoribosylaminopyrimidine deaminase/5-amino-6-(5-phosphoribosylamino)uracil reductase RibD, whose protein sequence is MSVENNTDLWMQRALELAAQGQGSVEPNPMVGAVLVQGTEIVGEGYHQKFGGPHAEIHAISQAGEKARGATLFVTLEPCCHQGKTPPCTEAIIQAGIKQVVAAGPDPNPIVAGKGFDILRQAGIEVTTGFYRERAEALNAPYFKYIIEKVPYFIAKWAMTIDGKIASASGDSKWISNKTSRSCVHHLRGRVDAVVVGINTVLKDDPLLTARPPGARKACRLVFDRQLQLPLNSKLVSTAQEFPVLVVHASQDVQKIKQLEQAGCECWEVQSADRIEQVQLLSHELYRRKCTNVLIEGGATLLGSFFDQKLVDEVWAFIAPKWLGSNLALGPVSGTGYELVSQAGRLRDVKVEILDQDVLIRGRCEYSPKSGTQ, encoded by the coding sequence ATGTCCGTCGAGAACAACACAGACCTCTGGATGCAGCGGGCACTGGAACTGGCTGCTCAAGGGCAGGGGAGCGTTGAGCCAAACCCAATGGTTGGTGCGGTTCTGGTGCAGGGTACGGAAATTGTTGGTGAAGGATATCATCAGAAGTTCGGCGGCCCCCATGCTGAAATCCATGCAATCAGTCAAGCAGGTGAGAAAGCCCGGGGAGCAACGCTGTTTGTCACCTTGGAGCCTTGTTGCCATCAGGGCAAAACTCCGCCATGTACGGAAGCAATTATCCAAGCTGGGATTAAGCAGGTGGTAGCCGCTGGGCCTGATCCCAATCCGATAGTTGCTGGCAAGGGTTTCGACATACTGAGGCAGGCAGGAATTGAGGTAACCACCGGTTTTTATCGTGAGCGAGCGGAGGCTTTGAATGCTCCGTATTTCAAATACATAATTGAGAAAGTGCCTTATTTCATTGCCAAATGGGCTATGACAATTGATGGTAAAATCGCTAGTGCCAGCGGTGACTCAAAATGGATCAGTAATAAAACCAGTCGATCATGTGTCCATCACTTGCGAGGACGAGTGGACGCTGTCGTAGTTGGGATCAACACCGTCTTAAAAGATGATCCGCTGCTGACAGCACGACCGCCCGGCGCTCGCAAGGCATGTCGGTTGGTATTCGACAGGCAATTGCAGTTGCCATTGAACTCCAAGCTGGTTTCGACTGCTCAAGAATTCCCTGTTCTGGTTGTGCATGCCAGTCAGGATGTACAAAAGATCAAACAGTTAGAACAGGCAGGTTGTGAGTGCTGGGAAGTCCAATCAGCAGATCGAATAGAACAGGTCCAACTGCTGTCCCATGAACTGTATCGAAGGAAATGCACCAATGTGCTGATCGAGGGGGGAGCCACGTTACTTGGCTCGTTTTTTGATCAGAAACTGGTTGATGAAGTGTGGGCCTTTATCGCTCCGAAATGGTTGGGTTCGAACCTTGCTTTGGGACCAGTCTCTGGCACGGGCTATGAATTAGTCTCACAAGCAGGGAGATTAAGGGACGTGAAGGTAGAAATTCTCGATCAGGATGTGCTGATTCGTGGCAGGTGTGAATATTCTCCAAAATCGGGCACACAATAA
- a CDS encoding zinc-dependent alcohol dehydrogenase family protein, translating into MKALQLDKHGDPLEVLHLRDVDSKTVASGQARVRMIMSPINPSDLLRVRGLYGTMSSYPATPGFEGVGIVEEVKSPIAKMVLGIKPGRKVVVLNQHSGNWQEEVVVPAMRLFPVPEGVSDTDAASYFVNPATALIMVKHELKVEPGAWLLQSAAGSALGKMVIKLGKHLGFKTINLVRRAETAETLRKLNADEIIDTSKEDLLARVTEITKGEGIRYAIDAVGGPTAGQVIQCLGMFGHCLLYGSLDWSAGEFTNRHFIGNGLKVEGFALQQWSARQSKLQMLGLLKQVGKLMQAGVLTSEVAQVYPMEQYKDAIKAADSSGRQGKILLQIGK; encoded by the coding sequence ATGAAAGCTCTGCAACTCGATAAACATGGTGATCCGTTGGAAGTTCTGCATCTTCGCGATGTTGACAGCAAAACAGTAGCATCCGGACAAGCACGAGTACGGATGATCATGTCGCCCATCAATCCATCCGATCTACTTCGCGTTCGTGGTTTGTACGGTACCATGTCTTCCTACCCGGCAACGCCGGGTTTTGAAGGAGTTGGCATTGTTGAAGAAGTGAAAAGCCCGATTGCGAAAATGGTTCTGGGTATCAAGCCAGGCCGCAAAGTGGTGGTGCTTAATCAGCATTCAGGCAACTGGCAGGAAGAGGTTGTGGTACCTGCCATGCGGCTTTTCCCTGTACCCGAAGGGGTTTCAGATACTGATGCTGCCAGCTACTTTGTCAATCCGGCAACGGCGCTGATCATGGTGAAGCACGAACTGAAAGTAGAACCCGGTGCCTGGCTGTTACAATCTGCAGCAGGTTCAGCCTTGGGGAAAATGGTTATCAAGCTGGGAAAACATCTGGGGTTTAAGACCATCAATCTAGTGCGTCGTGCTGAAACGGCAGAAACGCTAAGAAAACTGAATGCAGATGAGATTATCGATACTTCGAAGGAAGATTTGCTGGCAAGGGTGACAGAAATTACCAAGGGAGAAGGAATCAGGTATGCCATTGATGCAGTGGGTGGGCCAACGGCTGGGCAAGTGATTCAATGCCTGGGGATGTTTGGCCACTGCCTGCTGTATGGCTCACTCGACTGGTCAGCAGGCGAGTTTACCAATCGGCATTTCATTGGAAATGGACTGAAGGTTGAAGGGTTTGCATTACAGCAATGGAGCGCCCGGCAAAGTAAATTGCAGATGCTGGGATTGTTGAAGCAGGTTGGTAAGCTGATGCAGGCCGGTGTGTTAACATCTGAAGTTGCGCAGGTTTATCCAATGGAGCAGTACAAGGACGCCATCAAGGCAGCAGATTCATCAGGCAGGCAGGGCAAAATTCTTCTGCAGATTGGCAAATAA
- the queA gene encoding tRNA preQ1(34) S-adenosylmethionine ribosyltransferase-isomerase QueA, protein MNDFDYALPEELIAQEPCVKRDDARLLIVDRKSQSLQHRHIFELPEILRPQDLLILNNTKVLPARLLGIRAATGGKWEGLFLQENTEPELNWEFLAHTRGYIKPGEWIELLDRENNPSPYRIQVRGRTTDHHLLTSPVVGHNYPEVLDAIGHVPLPHYIRHGKDNASDLQRYQTVFAQSAGSIAAPTAGLHFTPELLNALKAAGIDQTFVTLHVGAGTFSPVKVPDISKHVMHSEWCEVPISTANIINQCKGRRIAVGTTSMRTLETAALHSNSPPLLQPWSGTTKLFIRPGFRFQVADGLLTNFHLPRSTLLILIAAFAGYELTMKAYVDAVQSHYRFFSYGDAMLIL, encoded by the coding sequence ATAAACGATTTTGACTATGCTCTTCCCGAAGAGCTGATTGCCCAGGAGCCGTGCGTCAAACGTGATGACGCACGGCTGCTTATTGTCGATAGAAAATCTCAATCGCTGCAGCATCGACACATCTTCGAATTGCCTGAAATACTGCGTCCACAAGATTTACTCATCCTCAATAACACCAAGGTGCTACCCGCTCGGCTGCTGGGTATACGAGCTGCCACCGGTGGCAAATGGGAAGGACTCTTTCTTCAAGAGAACACAGAGCCTGAACTCAACTGGGAATTTCTGGCTCATACCAGAGGTTACATCAAGCCCGGCGAGTGGATAGAACTTCTTGACCGTGAGAATAACCCTTCGCCCTACCGAATACAGGTTCGTGGCCGGACCACCGATCATCATCTGCTGACGTCCCCGGTTGTAGGCCATAATTATCCAGAAGTGTTAGATGCCATCGGCCATGTGCCACTGCCCCACTATATCAGGCACGGCAAAGACAATGCTTCAGACCTGCAGCGGTATCAGACAGTCTTCGCTCAGTCCGCAGGTTCCATTGCTGCGCCCACCGCCGGCTTGCACTTTACTCCTGAATTGTTGAATGCATTGAAAGCTGCTGGAATCGATCAGACCTTTGTAACTCTCCATGTTGGCGCTGGCACTTTTTCACCTGTCAAAGTACCTGATATCTCGAAGCATGTCATGCACTCTGAATGGTGCGAGGTGCCTATATCGACAGCCAATATCATCAATCAATGCAAGGGGAGAAGGATAGCAGTTGGAACAACTTCCATGCGGACTCTGGAAACCGCCGCCTTGCATTCCAACTCCCCTCCCCTTCTGCAACCTTGGTCAGGCACAACCAAGCTGTTCATTCGACCAGGGTTCCGATTTCAGGTTGCAGATGGTCTGCTGACGAATTTCCATCTTCCTCGCAGCACTTTACTCATTCTAATCGCAGCATTTGCAGGGTACGAATTGACCATGAAAGCCTACGTAGATGCAGTTCAGTCACATTACCGGTTTTTCAGTTACGGCGACGCCATGTTGATACTTTGA
- a CDS encoding TIGR03067 domain-containing protein codes for MKYITAILFLFLTQATSFSQDKEEAVRKDLSKLQGSWKLISGELAGQALPAGTLSSFSLQIRDNQYEFRNGQETEKASMVLDPSKNPAHIDFTVTDGSYKGQKQIGIYQLSDNKVKFCLAQPDDKKRPDTFKTTAENQYMIFEFERVKP; via the coding sequence ATGAAGTACATCACAGCAATACTGTTTCTGTTCCTGACCCAGGCAACCTCATTTAGTCAGGACAAGGAAGAAGCTGTTCGCAAAGACTTAAGTAAACTGCAGGGCAGCTGGAAACTCATATCAGGCGAGTTAGCTGGTCAGGCACTGCCTGCTGGAACTCTGAGCAGTTTCAGTCTTCAAATTCGCGATAATCAATATGAGTTTCGAAACGGCCAGGAAACAGAAAAGGCAAGTATGGTTCTGGATCCATCCAAGAACCCAGCCCACATTGATTTCACCGTTACCGATGGCAGTTACAAGGGGCAAAAACAGATCGGCATCTACCAACTAAGTGACAACAAAGTGAAGTTCTGCCTTGCACAACCAGACGACAAGAAACGCCCAGATACGTTCAAGACAACCGCAGAAAATCAATACATGATATTCGAATTCGAGCGAGTCAAACCATGA
- a CDS encoding sugar phosphate isomerase/epimerase — MTNRRNWLATVSTIAAGTVCADGTHAQSVKPTIFKYCLNTATIRGQKLTLEEEIEVAGKAGYQAIEPWIEKLEVYDKTGKPFSELNKRLNDYGLTVESAIGFPAWIVDNPTQRKKGLEDAKRAMDLVARVGGKRLASPPVGATNADVKLDLRQAADRYRELLELGDTMSVVPQVEIWGFSSNLSKLGEGAMVAIETGHPKACILADVYHLYKGGSGFQCLPLLSGVGMQVFHMNDYPDLKRDKINDRDRVYPGDGVAPLAKIIQHLHTAGFQGVLSLELFNPEYYKQDALKVAKTGLQKMKAVVQNALS; from the coding sequence ATGACGAACAGAAGAAACTGGCTGGCTACGGTTTCCACCATCGCAGCAGGTACCGTTTGCGCCGACGGAACTCATGCACAATCTGTCAAGCCAACAATCTTCAAATACTGTCTGAATACCGCAACCATTCGCGGACAGAAGCTGACTCTCGAAGAGGAAATTGAAGTTGCAGGCAAAGCTGGCTACCAGGCCATTGAACCATGGATTGAGAAGCTCGAAGTGTATGACAAGACGGGGAAGCCGTTTTCGGAATTGAACAAACGATTGAACGACTACGGACTCACAGTGGAGAGTGCCATCGGCTTTCCAGCCTGGATCGTTGACAACCCCACGCAGCGAAAAAAAGGGCTCGAAGACGCCAAGCGAGCCATGGATCTGGTGGCCAGGGTTGGCGGAAAACGGTTAGCTTCACCTCCCGTTGGTGCAACTAACGCGGATGTCAAACTCGACTTGAGGCAGGCAGCAGACCGATATCGTGAACTGCTAGAACTCGGTGACACCATGTCCGTTGTCCCGCAAGTCGAAATCTGGGGGTTTTCCAGCAACCTTTCCAAACTCGGCGAAGGCGCAATGGTTGCCATCGAAACGGGACATCCCAAAGCCTGCATCCTGGCAGATGTGTATCACCTGTACAAAGGCGGTTCCGGTTTCCAGTGCTTACCACTTTTAAGTGGTGTTGGAATGCAGGTCTTCCATATGAATGATTATCCTGATCTGAAACGGGATAAGATTAATGACAGGGATCGCGTCTATCCAGGCGATGGCGTTGCTCCCTTGGCCAAAATCATACAGCACCTGCATACTGCAGGTTTTCAAGGTGTTTTGTCATTAGAGTTATTCAATCCTGAATACTACAAGCAGGATGCACTGAAGGTGGCAAAGACTGGTCTGCAGAAAATGAAGGCGGTTGTGCAAAACGCGTTGAGTTAG